A region of the Vidua chalybeata isolate OUT-0048 chromosome 31, bVidCha1 merged haplotype, whole genome shotgun sequence genome:
cccccatGGGAATGGAAACCCCAAAACCGCCCGGAATTGCCCCAAATCCGGccccaatcccccccaaaatccccctgagacccccaaattttccccgaattttccccaaatttcccccaaagctTTCggagcaccccaaaatctcgGAGACCCCCCAAAATGGGTCACAGCCCCTCCCAACATTCCctcaaatttccccaaattccccaaaatcccccctttaaccccccaaaatcccccaaatccccccaaaattcccccaaaatatccccaagatccccccaaaacctctcaaaatacccccaaaactccccaaaatccccccaaaattccccaaaatcccccatttAAACTCCCCataatccccccaaaatcccccaaatccccccaaattcccccaaaatatccccaagatccccccaaaacctctcaaaattcccccaaatatccccaagatcccccccaaaatctccccaaacccccccaccccccccgtggcccctccccccacctgggcccggggctgggggcggggTCGCGGtgcggggtgggggaggggcggccccgCAGCAGCTCGGGGGGCAGTGGGGGAGGGGCGCGGCTGTGCAGCCCGAAGAGCCCCTTGCGCTTCTTCATCTCCCGGCCCGACACGAACCTGCGGAATTGGGGGGACAGCGGgattctggggggaaaaaccgggattttggggggtcccgagggggttttggggggggaaatccggattttggggggtcccgagggggttttggggggggaaatccGGATTTTGAGGGGTCTcgagggggttttggggggatttggggctggttttgaggGGGTTTCAGGGGATTTAGGGGAACTTTGGGACGGTTTCGGGCAgtttttggggggcttttggggcggttttggggggtcctggggggatttggggagattttgaGGAGGATTTGCCGGGGTTctctggggatttggggggatttggggggatttggggattttggggggcccGGGGGAGATTCTGggggagatttttggggggggttgtggCTCTTGCGCTTCTTCATCTCCCGGCCCGGGACGGACCTGGACTGGGGGGAAAATCCGGGATTTGGGGAAAACCCGAGATTTGGGGAAATAACGGGattttggagggttttggggattttggggggggggaggttggAGCCCCGTGCACTTCTTCATCTCCCGGCCCGACACGAacctggggattttgggggaaaaaccaggatttggggaaagaccaggatttttgggggtcctgagggAGATCTGAGGGGTCCcgagggggttttggggggggaaatccggattttgggggttcctgaGGGAGAttaggggggatttgggggtcctttggggctgttttgggggagGGATTGGGgcgattttggggggtttgggggggttccagtgagattttggggggtttgagggggatttaggggggatttggggattttggggggatttttggggattttgaggaggatttgggggtgttcTAGGCGGGTTCTGGGGGGGTCCtgcggggattttgggggaatttggggcgGTTTGGGGGAAaccccgggattttgggggttcctgagggagatttggggggtcctgagggggtttTAGGGGACTTGGggggagatttttggggggtttggagCCCCTTGCGCTTCTTCATCTCCCAGCCCGAGATGAacctgggggggatttgggagggaaaagcgggatttggggaaaaactgATATTTTGGGGGGTcaagggggttttgggggttcctcagggagattttgggggaaaaatacGGATTCTGGGGGGTCCcgtgggattttggggatttgggggggttggaGGGGGATTTAGGGGcggatttggggatttttagggggaatttggggggtccggggggatttgaggggttTGGTGGATTTTGAggtggtttggggggtttggaaGGGGATttcggggggatttgggggattttgggggtcctggggaaatttggggggcGTTGAGGGGGCTTTAGGGgcagatttggggattttgggggatttggggggatttggggagtcCGGGTAGGGGTTGAGGGGACTtcgggggattttggggggttttggggaggtttgggcGGTTTTGGGTGGTCccagaggggttttggggggacttagaggggtttgggggttttggggtggttttagTGTTTTGGAGgtgggttttgtggttttggggagatttttggtgttttctgtggtttggaggtggttttggggttttcttgtggctttcttgtggttttggagctttttggggaggtttttcGTTGTTTTTTGAGGGTGTTTTTTGGGCTGGTTCGGGTTTTTGGGTAATTGTGaatttggagggtttttttggggaggttttggtggtttgggtgagttttttgggattttggggcgatttctgcattttggggagttttttggggtgcttttggggttttcctgtggcttttttgtggttttgggggtgttttttgggatttttttttttttgtggcgttttctgtggttttgaggagttttttgggggggttgggatgtttttggtggttttggagtttttgggggagttttttgTGGTTTCGGGCTGGTTCAGGTTTTTGGGTGATTGTGAATTTGgagaggatttttggggaggttttggtggtttgggggagttttttgtgattttggaGTGGTTTTTTGGgagaggtttttggggttttggggtgatttctgtgttttggatgttttttgtggtttcgggctggtttggatttttttggggggttttttgggtttcaggctggtttgggatttctggtgatttctgtgttttgaggaggttttttgtgtgtgttttttgggtgttttctgtggttttggggagttttttgggggttcgggctggtttgggttttttggggcgttttctgtgattttggaGGTTTTTCGGGGTTTCGGgctgttttttggtggtttttgggtgatttctgtgttttgtggagttttttggggtttcaggctgttttttttgggtttggggagttttcagtggttttggtggtgttttggggagtttttgggtttcaggctgggtttttttgtgtttttggggtgatttctgtgttttggggaggtttttggggtttcgGGGTGCCCTGACCTGTCCTTGTGGGTGCTCAGCGCCCCCAGGAGCCGCCCGTAGCGCTCGGAGCGCGGCGTGGCCGCGAGCTGCGGGCGGGAATGGGAGAGAAACTGAGTCAGGGACACAAATCCGGGGAAAAAccaaaactggggaaaaaccaaaactggggaaaaaaaaatccagagaaaaaacaaatccagggaaaaaccaaaactggggaaaaacacAAATCCAGGGAGAAACAAATCCAGGGAAacaccacccaaaaaaaaaaaaaatctccaattttttccccacagtaattttttccccaaaatcaggtttttttccccacaaaatccattttctttttccccaaaatcagatttttcccccaaaacaatTTTCCCAcacaaaaatctgattttttttcccaaaatcagggttttttttcccaaaatcaaTTTCCCCCCCCTTCAAAActcagtgtttttttctccacaaaatcaaattttcccccaaaaatgtgattttcccccctaaatctgatttttccccaaaaaatctggttattttcccccagaattAGTTGTTTTCCCAAAAATCAGATGTTTTCCCCCACAATCaggtgctttttttccccaaataaattttcccccaaaaaatctgatttttttccccaaaatcaggttttttcccccaaaataattttttcccaaaaaccatttttttccccaaaatcaatttttccccctcaaaaatctgattttttccccccaaaatcagggggcttttttccaaaaaatcagattttttccccaaaatcaaatttcccccccaaaaaaatctatttttttctccagaaatctgatttttttcccccaaaaatctgtttgttccccaaaaatcaggtttttcccccaaaaccatTTTTCCCCATACCACGGGTttctttcccccaaaaatctgattttttttccccaaaatctgattttttcccctcaaaatgtggattttttccccccacaaaaccctattttctcctccaaaaaatctgattttttcccccaaaaatcaggGATTTCCTCCGCCAAacccattttccccaaaattcgtgttttttccccccaaaccctgtGTTTTTCCCCACCTGGCCGAGCAGCAGCGCGTCCCAGTTGGCGTTGGCGAAGGGCAGAATTTCCCGCTCCAGGTCGAAATATTTGCGGCGGCAGCGGACGCTGAGGTGGTAGAGCAGCAGGTGAGCCACGTCCACCCTGCGGCGCAGGAACAACGGGAAACgggaaatgaacaaaaatgtacgggaaaatggggaaatccCGGGAGATTAACAAAAATGTacgggaaaatggggaaatcctgggaaatgaacaaaaatgtacgggaaaatggggaaatcctgggaaatgaacaaaaatgtacgggaaaatggggaaatccCGGGAGATTAACAAAAATGTacgggaaaatggggaaatcctagaaaattaacaaaaatgtacgggaaaatggggaaatcctagaaaattaacaaaaatgtacgggaaaatggggaaatcccgggaaatgaacaaaaatgtacaagaaaatgaggaaatcCCCgggaaatgaacaaaaatgtacgggaaaatggggaaatccCTGGgaaattaacaaaaatgtacaggaaaatggggaaatcccgggaaattaacaaaaatgtacaggaaaaatggggaaatcctagaaaattaacaaaaatgtacaggaaaatggggaaatcccaggaaattaacaaaaatgtacaggaaaatggggaaatccCGGGAAATTGACAGAAATGtacaggaaaatggggaaatcccgggaaatgaacaaaaatgtacgggaaaatggggaaatccccgggaaatgaacaaaaatgtatgggaaaatggggaaatccccgggaaatgaacaaaaatgtacaggaaaaatggggaaatccCTGGgaaattaacaaaaatgtatgggaaaatgaggaaatcctgggaaattaacaaaaatgtacaggaaaatggggaaatccCCGGgaaattaacaaaaatgtacaggaaaagtggggaaatcctagaaaattaacaaaaatgtacgggaaaatggggaaatcctgggaaatgaacaaaaatgtacaggaaaatggggaaatcctgggaaattaataaaaatgtacgggaaaatggggaaatcctgggaaatgaacaaaaatgtacaggaaaaatgagggaagTCCCGGCAAACgggaaaattaataaaaatagacacaaaaaaaaaattggcggagaatccatggaaaatgggaaattaattaaaaatatgcagaaaaaatgggggaaatcctggaaaattaataaaaatatacagagaaATGGGGGGAAtcccagggaaatgggaaaattaataaaaatgtacacAACAAAAATGGGAGaagtggggggaaaatgggggaaagtCCCGGGGAAACgggaaaaagggagggaaatgcaaaaaaaatgggggaaaatggaaaaaaatgggggaaaatacaaaaaaggggggaaatacCGGGGAAacgggaaaaaatgggggaaagtgaaaaaaaaaagggaaaatgcaaaaaaaaaaaaaaaaagggagaaaatcccaagaaaacaggaaaatcctgggaaaaaactgaagaaaaggggggaaacggggggaaatcctgggaaaacaggaaaattaattgaagaTATACAACAGAAATGGGAGAAATCCTGGGGAAGcaggaaagtttaaaaaaatatacaacaaatatgggggaaaatcccagagaaaggggaaaatttattaaaaatgtacaaCAAAAATtggagaaatgggggaaaattaaaaaaaatgggaaaaaatgagggaaaatgggggaaaaccccgggaaaacaggaaaaatggcagaaaaaaaggggggggaaatgcaaaaaaatgggggaaaatcccaggaaaaggggaaaattcattaaaaatacaaagaaatgggggaaaatgggaaaatcacccccaaaaatacaacaaaaatgggagaaatggggggaaaatgggggaagatcccaggaaaacaggaaaaataaaaaaaataccgagaaatgggggaaatggggggaaatcccgggaaaacgggaaaattttaaaaaatacaaagggAGAAATTAGGGGAACTGCCAGGAAAACGGGAAACTCCCCCCCAAAATAAGGGGAgaagtgaggggaaaatgggggggaaaatggaggaaaatccTCCACAATTTTGGGGTGTTCTTGGCGCCCCCCTCACCAGCGCAGGGGCAGCCTCCGCACGCtctcggccccgccccggcaCACGCTGCACTCGAAGATGTAAAACCTgcaaaagaaccccaaaaaacaccccaaatcaccccaaaatccatcccaaaatccatccccaaaCCACCCTAAAatacccccaaaaccaccccaaaatccatcctgaaatccatcccaaatccagccccaaattACCCCAAACTCCTCTCAAAATCCATATCCacatccccccaaaatcacccaaaaacattcccaaatcaccccaaaatcaccagaaatccatcccaaaagcaccctgaaatcccaaatccaagcCCAAATTTacccaaattcacccaaaatctATTCCAAAATCACctgaaattcacccaaaatccacccccaaaatccatccccaaatcaccccaaaatccattctgaaattcaccccaaaatccatccccaaaGCACCCCAAAATACCTGCAAATTcaaccccaaattcacccaaaatcaccccaaaatccatcccaaaatccaacgccaaattcacccaaaatcaccccaaatccatcccaaaatccaaccacaaattcacccaaaatccaACCCCAGTAATGggaaaaatcctccaaaataccccaaaatacCGGGAAAATTGTCCAAAATTCCCGAAAATccctcaaaattcccaaaacctcaaaaccccaaaatcccccaaaacccctgaaaatatctggaaaagtcccccaaaatcccccaaaaaaccctcaaaccacaaaatcccaaaactcccaaatcccccaaaaccccaaatctaccccaaaatcccccaaaacccctgaaaATATCGGggaaaatccccccaaattctgaaaaatatcaggaaaaatgcCCTAGAATTCttgaaaatcccccaaacccccaaaatcccccacaGTTCCTGAAAATACCGgggaaaatcccccaaaatcccctcaaaaaaccccaaaacccccaaaatacccaaaaccccaaaacacccaaaaatccccaaaacggctgaaaatattaggaaaaatccccacaaattcccaaaaatattgggaaaaatcccccaaacccccccaaaaaaaccccaaaacccccccaaacccctgaaaATATCGggaaaaatccccccaaattcctgaaaatcccccaaaatcccaaaaaccccaaaaacccccaaaaaccccaaaacacccaaaatcccaaataccCAAAAACCCATGAAAATTTCGGGGGAAATCctccaaaattccaaaaaatattgggaaaattcccccaaaatccccaaaaataccgggaaaaattcccaaaaatcccccaaatgcCCCAAATGCCCCAAAGCCGCGCCCCCGCGCTGACCGGTCTCCGTAGAGCAGCGGGCGCCTCAGGCACTGCGTGCAGGCCTCGTGGAACCACTGCCGGCAGCGGCGGCACTGCAGCATCTTCAGGTTCCAGCTGGGAGCGagggaattcccgggattttgggaatttttggggggaattttgggaattttgggaattatcAGGGGGATTCTGGAAATTTTAGgaggtttgggggatttttgggggatttttgggggggttttggggattttgggaggtttgggggagcactgggagaactgggagcactgcagCATCTTCAGGTTCCAGCTGGGAGCGagggaattcccgggattttgggaattttcagggggattttgggaatttagagaatttttgggggatttttggggggctttggggggttttgggggagccctggcagtgctgcagcatctccagggTCCAGCTGGGATTaagggaattctgggaattttgggaatttcaggaattttggggggtttgggaggAATTTGAGGGGATTTCAGGAGGATTTCGGGGcatttggggggattttttttggatttttggagggattttgggggcagCACTGGGAGTATCTCCGGGTTCCAGCTGGGAGTGagggaattccgggaattccaggatttttcaggaattccgggattttttggggggaattctgggattttttggggggaattctgggattttcttgggggaattctgggattttttggagggaattccaggatttttcaggaattcagatgttttcttgggggaattccaggattttttgggaattcagggattttttttgggaattccaggatttttttgggaattccaagattttctgggattttcgGGGGCGTGACTCAGTGCCCGCTGTCCCggcagttttggggtggtgCTGGAGGTTGTGCAGGTGGAAtctggggcagattttgggggcagatttgggggttttggggcccTTTATGAGTGGATTTTGATGGGGATTTTTTCGGGAATTCCggaatttttttgggaattctggggctGTGACTCACTGGCCGGGCCCAAAGCAGTTTTGGGGCAGCGCTGGAGGTTTTGTAGGTGGAATTCGGGGCAGATTTGGGAGTTTCGGGGCTGTTCCGGGGCCAGGTTTGGGTGATTTTGGCTGGGATTTTTTCCGgaattgtgggattttttcGGGAATTGCGGGATTTTTTCGGGAATCGCGGGGCTGTGACTCACTGGCCGGGCCCGCCGCAGTAGCAGTAGCAGTGCTGGAGGTTGTGCAGGTGCGGCGGGTCCCAGTCCAGCGCCCCGAGCGCGTACGGCAGCACCGACTTCATCCGCAGCATCGCCCGCGCCTGCGGGCCCCGGCGCAGCGCCCCGCCCCGCTGGGATGGGAATAAACACCGGGAATTACATCAGGAACTGCCCCGGCGCAGCGCCCCGCCCCACTGGGATGGGAAAAATCGGGAATAAACACTGGGAATTAATGGGAATAAACACCGGGAATTACACCAGGAATTAACGGGAATAAATACTGTGAATAACCAGGAATTCCACCAGGAATGGATGgagaaaacaccaggaaaaaactGGGAATTAACGGGAATTCACACCGGGAAAACACCGCGGATAAACACCTGGAATTACACCGGTTATTAACGGGAATTCACAGAGGGAATGGTCCCGCTGGAGAGCTCCACCCCGCTgggaaaacactgggaaaaactgggaattacactgggaaaaactgggaattcACACCGGGAATTACACTGGGGAAAACCGGGAATTACACTGGGAATTAATGGCAAAAACTGGGAATTACACCGGGGAAAACACCAGGAATTACACTAGGAAAAACCGGGAATTCACACTGGGAATGGCCCCACTGGAGCCATTCCCACCCCACTGGGATGGGAAAAACACCAGGAATTACCccgggaaaaaatgggatttacaCTGGGAATGTATgaggaaaacaccaggaaaaaccTGGGAATTCCAGCGGGAATTACACCAGGAAACTACTGGGAATTCACACcgggaaaaaacaggaattcCAGTGGGAATTAACGGGGAAACACCTAGGGAAGCACCGGGAATGACAGTGGGGATTAACGGGAATTAACACTGGGAATGAATGGGAATTGCAGCAGGGATTGATGGGGGTTGACAGGATGAATGGGGAAACCCAGGAATTCCAATCGGAATTCCAGCAGGGATCACCAGGAATGACACCCAGAATGAACAGGAAATCGGTGGGAATTACACTGGGAATTACAATGGGAATGAATGGGAAAAACCCAGCGGGAATTCCAGTGGGAATTAATGGGAAAGACACCGGGAATGAACAGGAAAAccctggaattccagcaggaattccagtgGGAATCACTGGGAATGACACCAGGAATGAACAGGAAAACAGTGGGAATTACAGCAGGAATTCCAATGGGAATTACAATAGGAATTGCAGCAGGAATTACCAGGAAAAACCCGGGAATTCCAGCACGAATTACCAGGAATGACACCAGGAATGAACAGGAAACCAGTGGGAATTCCAGTGGGAATTGCTGGGAATGATACTCAGAATGAATGTGAAACCAGTGGGAATTCCAACAGGAATTCCAATGGGAATGAACTGGAAAAACCCAGGCATTCCaacaggaattccagcaggaattaaTGGGAATGACACTGGGAATGAATGAGAAAACAGCGGGAATTACACTGGGAATTCCAGTGGGAATTCCAGcgggaattccagcaggaatcaCTGGGAATGACACAAGGAATGAACAAATCAGGattgggaccccaaaattcgGGAGTTTGGACGCCAAAAGTGGGATCAGGACAGCGAGAAATAGGATCGAGACCGCAAAAAATTGGAATTCCATCCTAAAAATTGGAGCTTGGaccccaaaaattgggattggaacccccaaaatttggAGTTTGGATCCCAAAAGCTGGGACTGGAGCCCAAAAATTGTGaattttaaggcaaaaaaatgggaattttgggcaGAAACCCCGAATTTTAGGTGCTAAACCTGGGATTTGAGGGCGAATCCTGGGATTCAGAGCTCCCAACCCTGCAGGAGCCTCCCCGGGGCGGGATTTGGGGAATCCAGGGaagttttggggaaattttggggaaattttggggaaattttggggaaatttggggaattttggggaattctttgggacattttggggaattttttgggaattctttggggattttttgggggaaattttggggattttaaaggaaatttttagggaatttttggggcattttttgggaattttttgggaatctGGTGAGCTCTGGGCTCACCTTGGTGGCCACGGCGAAGACGCAGCGGCGGCAGCTCCAgggcgcggcgccgccggggGGCGGGGGCACGTGGCAGCGCTGGTGGTATGCTGGGAAAAACGGCAATTCCAGGAATTTCGGGAATTCCTCGGGAATTCGACACCCGCCAGccttctcccagcccctcccccacttTTCCCGCTGttactccctttttttttttggtgtttttttgacccaaatctgctttttcccccccattttccccacccttgtcccattttccccccattcctcccgggtttttttccccatttcccaccccattccaacttttcccattttcccactcaaatcccagttttttcccattttccccacttttgAGGGGATTCtcccatttttctcatttccccccattttcctaTTGAAATTTTCGTTTTTCCCCACCCATCACATcttaattcccattttccccatttcccagtccattcccattttcccaatcccattttcccacccAAATACCATTTTTCCGATTTTCCCACTTTGAGGGGATTTTCCCaccccttttcccatttttcccactttatattcctatttttctcccattttcccaccccattcccacgTTTCCCACATCCAAACccaattttctccattttcccccattttccccacttttgAGGGGattctcccattttcccatttccccccattttccctttgaaattcctattttttcccaCCCATCACATCTTAATTCTCATTTTCCCAgtccatttccattttcccaatcccattttctcactcaaatcccagttttttcccatttctcctccCATTTCTCCTCCCGTTTTTTCtccccgtttttcccattttcccgagtttttcccattttccccgtttttctccccgtttttcccaatttttccatttccctcccGTTTTGCCTGGCGTTTCTCTGACCGTGGCCGCACTTCCCAGGACCAGGGAATTTTCggtattttttccccaggttttttttccccgtcTTTATCTCCATTTTTCACCCCGTTTTCCCCGTttttatccccattttccccgtttccccccgtttccccccgtttttctccccattttccccgtttcccccgttttccccaattttcccgTTCCCCCCCCCGTTTTTCCCGGCGTTTCCTGACCGTGGCCGCACTTCCCGCACCGCACCAGGGAATTTTCGGGATTTCGGGAATTC
Encoded here:
- the PHF1 gene encoding PHD finger protein 1 isoform X13: MGGGFWGRFWGLRAGPAPARPPAPPRGDPGGSRGVPGGSPVPPSLGRPPPAPPAPPLLRHGPAAAAAARSGRSGSGPGGPRPPPGAAGDPRDPPAAGAPGCDGGHRGGVAPPEPPEAPPDRGRAGCAGALDRRAALPGHRQEVQSRLPAGGRRPPGLFDPIRGQFPIFRSLEGHQPRGRARGRPLVLRLRREFPKSRKFPGAVREVRPRIPPALPRAPAPRRRRALELPPLRLRRGHQAGRGAAPGPAGAGDAADEVGAAVRARGAGLGPAAPAQPPALLLLLRRARPLEPEDAAVPPLPAVVPRGLHAVPEAPAALRRPVLHLRVQRVPGRGRERAEAAPALGGRGSPAALPPQRPLPPQIFRPGAGNSALRQRQLGRAAARPARGHAALRALRAAPGGAEHPQGQNPAVPPIPQVRVGPGDEEAQGALRAAQPRPSPTAPRAAAGPPLPHPAPRPRPQPRAQLSHAGPGPCPFPPAPPAPPRPGRGPAPRPGPAQLGPAPRPGPAPPGFGAPGDAGRDRAVPAGVGGAAL
- the PHF1 gene encoding PHD finger protein 1 isoform X17, whose product is MGGGFWGRFWGLRAGPAPARPPAPPRGDPGGSRGVPGGSPVPPSLGRPPPAPPAPPLLRHGPAAAAAARSGRSGSGPGGPRPPPGAAGDPRDPPAAGAPGCDGGHRGGVAPPEPPEAPPDRGRAGCAGALDRRAALPGHRQEVQSRLPAGGRRPPGLFDPIRGQFPIFRSLEGHQPRGRARGRPLVLRLRREFPKSRKFPAYHQRCHVPPPPGGAAPWSCRRCVFAVATKRGGALRRGPQARAMLRMKSVLPYALGALDWDPPHLHNLQHCYCYCGGPGHWNLKMLQCRRCRQWFHEACTQCLRRPLLYGDRFYIFECSVCRGGAESVRRLPLRWVDVAHLLLYHLSVRCRRKYFDLEREILPFANANWDALLLGQLAATPRSERYGRLLGALSTHKDRFISGWEMKKRKGLQTPQKSPPKSPKTPSGPPKSPSGTPKIPGFPPNRPKFPQNPRRTPPEPA
- the PHF1 gene encoding PHD finger protein 1 isoform X15; this translates as MEATGGGSPPQSPPRPPQIGEGQDVLARWTDGLLYLGIVKKVDAARRGCLIQFEDNSQFFVLWKDISPAAEPGDDPSCCVCAGNSRNPENSLVRCGKCGHAYHQRCHVPPPPGGAAPWSCRRCVFAVATKRGGALRRGPQARAMLRMKSVLPYALGALDWDPPHLHNLQHCYCYCGGPGHWNLKMLQCRRCRQWFHEACTQCLRRPLLYGDRFYIFECSVCRGGAESVRRLPLRWVDVAHLLLYHLSVRCRRKYFDLEREILPFANANWDALLLGQLAATPRSERYGRLLGALSTHKDRIPLSPQFRRFVSGREMKKRKGLFGLHSRAPPPLPPELLRGRPSPTPHRDPAPSPGPSLSPERGKGGARRRRPPQRSQDSPGGSYNFRRSGARGAPSPPIRMFASFHPSNKPSSPTPDPDPAPSPPRRRPLPDPAVAPPPDPDRPNSAPPPGQAPPPRVLARRVTLDGTVQYLLEWAGPRSDHAHCLLECGGGTL
- the PHF1 gene encoding PHD finger protein 1 isoform X14 translates to MGGGFWGRFWGLRAGPAPARPPAPPRGDPGGSRGVPGGSPVPPSLGRPPPAPPAPPLLRHGPAAAAAARSGRSGSGPGGPRPPPGAAGDPRDPPAAGAPGCDGGHRGGVAPPEPPEAPPDRGRAGCAGALDRRAALPGHRQEVQSRLPAGGRRPPGLFDPIRGQFPIFRSLEGHQPRGRARGRPLVLRLRREFPKSRKFPAYHQRCHVPPPPGGAAPWSCRRCVFAVATKRGGALRRGPQARAMLRMKSVLPYALGALDWDPPHLHNLQHCYCYCGGPGHWNLKMLQCRRCRQWFHEACTQCLRRPLLYGDRFYIFECSVCRGGAESVRRLPLRWVDVAHLLLYHLSVRCRRKYFDLEREILPFANANWDALLLGQLAATPRSERYGRLLGALSTHKDRIPLSPQFRRFVSGREMKKRKGLFGLHSRAPPPLPPELLRGRPSPTPHRDPAPSPGPRTPLAAPTTSGAAGPGERPALPRRTRTLPLPPRAAGPSPTRPWPRPPTRTGPTRPRPPARPRPPGFWRAG
- the PHF1 gene encoding PHD finger protein 1 isoform X18, yielding MGGGFWGRFWGLRAGPAPARPPAPPRGDPGGSRGVPGGSPVPPSLGRPPPAPPAPPLLRHGPAAAAAARSGRSGSGPGGPRPPPGAAGDPRDPPAAGAPGCDGGHRGGVAPPEPPEAPPDRGRAGCAGALDRRAALPGHRQEVQSRLPAGGRRPPGLFDPIRGQFPIFRSLEGHQPRGRARGRPLVLRLRREFPKSRKFPGAVREVRPRIPPALPRAPAPRRRRALELPPLRLRRGHQAGRGAAPGPAGAGDAADEVGAAVRARGAGLGPAAPAQPPALLLLLRRARPLEPEDAAVPPLPAVVPRGLHAVPEAPAALRRPVLHLRVQRVPGRGRERAEAAPALGGRGSPAALPPQRPLPPQIFRPGAGNSALRQRQLGRAAARPARGHAALRALRAAPGGAEHPQGQVRVGPGDEEVHGAPTSPPPKSPKPSKIPLFPQISGFPQIPDFPPSPGPSRAGR
- the PHF1 gene encoding PHD finger protein 1 isoform X16, whose translation is MEATGGGSPPQSPPRPPQIGEGQDVLARWTDGLLYLGIVKKVDAARRGCLIQFEDNSQFFVLWKDISPAAEPGDDPSCCVCAGNSRNPENSLVRCGKCGHAYHQRCHVPPPPGGAAPWSCRRCVFAVATKRGGALRRGPQARAMLRMKSVLPYALGALDWDPPHLHNLQHCYCYCGGPGHWNLKMLQCRRCRQWFHEACTQCLRRPLLYGDRFYIFECSVCRGGAESVRRLPLRWVDVAHLLLYHLSVRCRRKYFDLEREILPFANANWDALLLGQLAATPRSERYGRLLGALSTHKDRFVSGREMKKRKGLFGLHSRAPPPLPPELLRGRPSPTPHRDPAPSPGPSLSPERGKGGARRRRPPQRSQDSPGGSYNFRRSGARGAPSPPIRMFASFHPSNKPSSPTPDPDPAPSPPRRRPLPDPAVAPPPDPDRPNSAPPPGQAPPPRVLARRVTLDGTVQYLLEWAGPRSDHAHCLLECGGGTL